Sequence from the Nitrosopumilus maritimus SCM1 genome:
TTTCTTCAGGGGATCAAATACCATTGAAGAGCATATTTGTATTAACAAAATCAGAAACTAGTCCAGAAATTTACGAAGATATGATAAATGAAAGAATCAATAGTTTTTCTGCTGAGGGTATGCTCACTACTCAGACTTCGTGGAGTACTATTGACAAAGAATTCAGTACTGGTTTTTAATTAAAAAGTGGGCCGAGAGAGATTCGAACTCACGATCACCGCCGTGTCGAGGCGGTATCCTAACCAGCTAGACTACCGGCCCATTGAAATACAAAACTAAATTGTGGCATTATTAACGTTTAACAAAAGAAAGGATGAATAAAAAGAAGAAAGGCGTGAATTAGTTGGAAGATAATTTTACTGAAGAAGAGAAAAAAGGATTCTACAAGGCAATTTATTCAAGAAGGGATGTAAGGTCTCATTTTACATCAAGGCCTATTGAAGATGAGGTTCTCTCAAAAATTCTTCATGCAGCACATCATGCACCATCTGTAGGATTCTCACAGCCATGGAATTTCATTCTGATAAAAGATATTGAAACAAAAAAGAAGATTAAAGCATCATTTGAAGAAGAAAAGAATCGTTCATCACAATTAGTAGAGGAGCCAAAGAGATCAAAGTATCTTTCATTCAAACTAGAAGGAATTTTAGAATCCCCGGTAAATTTGTGTGTAACATATGATCCATCAAAATTTGGCCCATTTGTGATAGGCAGATCCAGCATACCAGAAGCAGGATTGTATAGTGTATGTTGCGCAATTCAAAATTTATGGTTATCAGCCAGAACAGAAGGAATTGGTCTTGGATGGGTAAGCATTTTATCAAATGAAACACTAAAAGAAAATTTAGAATTACCAGAACATGTTGTTCCTGTAGCGTATTTGTGTTTAGGATATGTAGATGACTTTGCAGAAAAACCAGATCTTGAAACTGCTGGTTGGTTACCAAGACTTGATCTAAAAGACGTAGTATACTTTGAAAAATGGAATGACCAACAAAACGAAAGTTGGAACAGTATTCAAAAAATGATCAAAGAAAATCTTGACTACGCTTAAATAATTAAGAATGTTTTTTTTGCTGGGCTTGTGGCGCAGAGTCAATTTGACGCGAAACATGGATAGCGTGGTAGCCTCCTAAGTTACAGGTCGAGGGATCGAAGCCCTCCAAGCCCGTTTTGTTTTTTGTTCTAGAAATTTAAATAGAAAAAAGATTGGCTCTAGTTATGAAAGTTGTAGTAATTTCTGGTAGTCCAAGAAAAAATGCAAATACACAGATTATAATGAAATATGTTTACGAATACACAAAATCAAAGAATCAAGATGTTAAACTCATCAATTTATCTGACGGACAAATTGAATGCTATAGAGGTCCTGAAGAAGAATATAATCAAGCAACAAAAGATGCTGCTAAAGACATTATGGAGGCAGATGTATGGCTAATTGGTTCCCCAATTTACAATTCATTTTTCAGTTCTGCGCTCAAAAACTTGTTTGAATATATCAATTACAAGGAAACTGCAGGAAAGGTTGCAGGAATGGCAATTTTGGCTGCAGGAAATATAGGGTTCATTGATGTTCAAACATTAATCACTCAGTTATTGTCATACTTCAGAGTAATCACAAATCCAAAAGCCGTTTTCTTAACTACAGAATCAATAAATGAAAATAATATTTCAGAAGATGGACAAACTAGACTAAAAGAAATGGTTGATGAGACTTTGAAAATGGCAGAAAAACTAGAAGATTAATCAATATGATTTTTAAAATATATAAATTCTAACATGGAAAAAATTTCAAATGTTTTTTGAATTATATAGATTTTAAAATATTGAAAATTTATTTGATAAAATTCTAAAAATTATCAAATCCAACATGAACATACTTATTAAAAATTAATTTTGGATTTAAGATATCTCTGAGTTTTCCAAATATTACATTGAAAAACTGTAAAAGTCAAATACTAACAATAACTAGAAAATATACAATTGAGTAACAAAAAAGATCCCACAGAACTATGTTCATGTAAATGTCATTATGGGGGAGCAGAAAGTTGTCCAGATTGTAAGAATAATCATGGAATTGTTTGTTCCCATTGTAAAGAATAGATTATTTCTTTTTTGATGCTAACATTTTCAAATTAGCTAATTCAGTTTTTAATGATTCAATCTGTACAAGAGTTTGTAGATTAGAAATTTCTTGATTTAATCTTTCAATTTCACTGTCTTTTAGTTTTACAGTTTCTTTTAGATTGTTTAATTCAGAAGATAATTCAGTTTGAACTTGTTTAATTTCTGAAAGACTTACTTGTGTACCAGTTGTTGTGGTTTGAACTGTTTGTGCGTTACTCAAGCTTTTTTTTTCGCTGTGATGGGCATGTTTATGCATGTAGTCTGTACTTTTTTGAGATATCCAGCAAGTAAATACCAGGAACCACATAATTGGGACTGCCATAATGAATACAAAGTTCAGTATTGGGGCAAAGTCTACAAAGTATGGCCAAAGTGCAGTCAATATTGCTGCAAACACAGCAGTTACAACTGTAGCCAAATGGTTTCCTAAATATCCCATAAATGATTTGAAAAATTCATTGTTTATAATAGTAATGGTGAAATTCAGAGAATAATAATAATTAAAAAGAAAAAAGAGCCGAATTTACTCGTCTTCTTCAGAAGCAGTTGTTGCTTTAGGCATATCAGATTGTAGGATTTGGATTTTTTGTAATAATTCAGTTCTTAGATCCCTTGCAACTCTTCTTACAGTAGGTCTTGGAACACCAAGCTCATCAACAACTTTGGTATAGATGTCTTGTTTGTCAGTTACCCCTTTGTCAAGATATGAATTAATTGCTTCTTTAATGATCGTACTCTGGTTTGTGCGATTCAACGAATTCTAAAT
This genomic interval carries:
- a CDS encoding NADPH-dependent FMN reductase, which gives rise to MKVVVISGSPRKNANTQIIMKYVYEYTKSKNQDVKLINLSDGQIECYRGPEEEYNQATKDAAKDIMEADVWLIGSPIYNSFFSSALKNLFEYINYKETAGKVAGMAILAAGNIGFIDVQTLITQLLSYFRVITNPKAVFLTTESINENNISEDGQTRLKEMVDETLKMAEKLED
- the bluB gene encoding 5,6-dimethylbenzimidazole synthase; amino-acid sequence: MEDNFTEEEKKGFYKAIYSRRDVRSHFTSRPIEDEVLSKILHAAHHAPSVGFSQPWNFILIKDIETKKKIKASFEEEKNRSSQLVEEPKRSKYLSFKLEGILESPVNLCVTYDPSKFGPFVIGRSSIPEAGLYSVCCAIQNLWLSARTEGIGLGWVSILSNETLKENLELPEHVVPVAYLCLGYVDDFAEKPDLETAGWLPRLDLKDVVYFEKWNDQQNESWNSIQKMIKENLDYA